One genomic region from Spirosoma sp. KCTC 42546 encodes:
- a CDS encoding sterol desaturase family protein, with product MHFPLFGASKIPFDSVHTIEKNIPNIILWAVPVMLFFTAIEMAVTYYQEKEFYERKETIGSILVGLGNLVVTAALKLGLLYLCIWIYNLIPWRMELQWWTLIPCYIIYDFFSYWAHRVSHEQRFWWATHIVHHSGEFYNLTVSYRLSWIQHLKIVFFLPVAFMGFHPIIFFVTNQIAVLFQFWVHTEYIRRMPAWVEYIFATPSNHRVHHGSQEQYIDKNFGATFIFWDRIFGTFEPEDEPVIYGITTNIPNKANPIFINFHELSDMVADVRKAKGIRKKLFYIFGSPVKIAEEKKQQMLQETSEVQVPI from the coding sequence ATGCATTTTCCTTTATTTGGTGCCAGCAAAATTCCCTTTGACAGTGTACATACTATCGAGAAAAACATCCCCAATATAATTCTGTGGGCTGTACCTGTCATGCTATTTTTTACGGCTATCGAAATGGCCGTTACCTATTATCAGGAGAAAGAGTTCTACGAGAGAAAAGAAACAATTGGCTCCATTCTGGTTGGTCTGGGGAATCTGGTTGTAACGGCTGCCCTCAAGCTCGGGTTACTTTACCTCTGTATCTGGATTTACAATCTGATTCCCTGGCGCATGGAATTGCAGTGGTGGACGCTCATTCCCTGCTACATTATCTACGACTTTTTCAGTTACTGGGCGCACCGGGTTTCGCACGAACAACGCTTCTGGTGGGCAACGCATATAGTTCATCACTCAGGTGAATTTTACAATCTCACAGTCTCCTATCGGTTGAGCTGGATTCAGCACTTAAAGATCGTGTTCTTTTTGCCGGTAGCGTTTATGGGTTTCCACCCAATTATTTTCTTCGTCACCAATCAAATTGCGGTCTTGTTCCAGTTTTGGGTGCATACCGAATACATTCGTCGGATGCCTGCCTGGGTCGAGTATATTTTTGCAACACCGTCTAATCATCGGGTACACCACGGTTCGCAGGAGCAGTACATCGATAAAAATTTCGGGGCTACCTTCATTTTCTGGGACCGTATATTTGGCACATTTGAGCCTGAAGATGAACCTGTTATTTACGGCATCACAACCAATATCCCGAACAAGGCGAACCCAATTTTTATCAATTTCCATGAACTCAGCGATATGGTCGCCGATGTCAGAAAAGCGAAGGGCATTCGTAAAAAGTTGTTTTACATATTCGGGAGCCCTGTAAAAATTGCTGAAGAGAAAAAACAGCAGATGCTTCAGGAGACGTCTGAAGTTCAGGTACCTATCTGA
- the lepA gene encoding translation elongation factor 4, with product MKHIRNFCIIAHIDHGKSTLADRLLEFTKTVGSRDMQAQLLDDMDLERERGITIKSHAIQMDYMYKGELYTLNLIDTPGHVDFSYEVSRSIAACEGALLLVDASQGTEAQTISNLYLALNNDLVIIPVLNKIDLPGARPEEIKDEMVDLLGCDRDDIIPASGKEGIGVPEILAAIVERIPPPKGEPSGPLQALIFDSHFNSYRGIEVIFRVKNGRIRKGDKVKFMNTGKEYTADEIGTLRLTQEPKDVIECGDVGYLISGIKVAKEVKVGDTVTTIDNPASVAIQGFSEVKPMVFAGIYPVETSEFEDLRDAMEKLQLNDAALVWEPETSAALGFGFRCGFLGMLHMEIVQERLEREFDMTVITTVPSVRFEVMTTKGEELQVSAPAEMPDPNLIDYIEEPFIRAQIITKAEYVGGIMSLCMDKRSLLKNQVYLTADRVELQFEMPLAEVVFDFFDKLKTISRGYASLDYEFMDNRESDMVKLDVMLNGDKVDALSAIVHRSKSYEWGKKLCEKLRELIPRQQFEIAIQAAIGQKIIARETLSALRKDVLAKCYGGDISRKRKLLDKQKKGKKRMRQVGNVEIPQEAFMAVLKIN from the coding sequence GTGAAACATATCCGTAATTTTTGCATTATTGCCCATATCGACCACGGTAAAAGCACCCTGGCCGACCGATTATTAGAGTTCACAAAGACCGTTGGTTCCCGCGATATGCAGGCCCAACTGCTCGACGATATGGATCTGGAGCGTGAACGTGGCATCACCATCAAGAGTCACGCTATCCAGATGGACTATATGTACAAGGGTGAACTCTACACGCTAAACCTGATCGACACACCGGGTCACGTAGATTTTAGTTACGAGGTCTCTCGCTCGATTGCCGCCTGCGAAGGGGCATTGCTTTTAGTCGATGCGTCGCAGGGAACGGAAGCACAAACGATCTCAAATCTGTATCTGGCCCTTAATAACGACCTGGTTATCATCCCCGTCCTGAACAAGATCGACTTGCCGGGTGCCAGGCCCGAGGAGATTAAGGACGAAATGGTGGACCTGCTCGGGTGTGACCGTGACGATATCATTCCGGCATCGGGTAAGGAGGGTATTGGTGTTCCGGAAATTCTGGCCGCTATTGTGGAGCGAATTCCGCCCCCTAAAGGCGAGCCCTCAGGTCCCTTGCAGGCGCTGATCTTCGATTCGCACTTTAACTCGTACCGGGGTATCGAGGTTATTTTCCGGGTTAAGAACGGCCGTATTCGCAAGGGCGATAAGGTGAAGTTCATGAACACCGGCAAAGAATACACCGCCGATGAAATTGGCACGCTCCGCCTGACCCAGGAGCCCAAAGATGTGATTGAGTGTGGGGATGTAGGGTATCTGATTTCGGGTATTAAAGTAGCCAAAGAAGTAAAAGTTGGCGATACCGTTACAACTATCGATAATCCAGCCAGTGTGGCTATTCAGGGTTTCTCGGAAGTAAAACCGATGGTATTTGCCGGTATTTATCCGGTAGAAACCAGTGAATTCGAAGACCTTCGCGATGCCATGGAGAAGTTGCAACTCAATGATGCAGCCCTCGTGTGGGAGCCCGAAACATCGGCGGCTTTAGGCTTTGGTTTCCGGTGCGGTTTCCTCGGTATGCTCCACATGGAAATTGTGCAGGAACGTCTGGAGCGCGAGTTCGACATGACCGTAATTACTACGGTACCATCGGTGCGTTTCGAGGTGATGACCACCAAAGGTGAAGAACTTCAGGTATCGGCCCCCGCTGAAATGCCCGATCCAAACCTGATCGACTACATTGAGGAGCCGTTTATCCGGGCTCAGATCATCACAAAGGCTGAATATGTGGGTGGTATTATGAGCCTCTGTATGGATAAGCGGAGTTTGCTTAAAAATCAGGTATACCTGACCGCCGATCGTGTTGAACTTCAGTTTGAGATGCCATTGGCCGAAGTCGTGTTCGACTTTTTCGATAAACTCAAAACGATCTCACGCGGTTATGCCTCCCTCGATTACGAGTTTATGGATAACCGAGAATCGGACATGGTGAAGCTCGATGTAATGCTCAACGGCGATAAAGTCGATGCGCTCTCCGCTATTGTTCACCGGTCTAAGTCGTACGAATGGGGAAAAAAACTCTGCGAAAAGCTTCGCGAATTAATTCCCCGCCAGCAGTTTGAAATTGCGATTCAGGCAGCTATCGGTCAGAAAATTATTGCCCGCGAAACCTTAAGTGCTCTCCGAAAGGACGTATTGGCCAAGTGTTATGGTGGCGACATTTCCCGCAAACGTAAACTGCTCGACAAGCAGAAAAAAGGAAAGAAACGAATGCGGCAAGTCGGCAATGTCGAAATCCCGCAGGAAGCCTTTATGGCAGTTTTGAAGATTAATTAA
- a CDS encoding Lrp/AsnC ligand binding domain-containing protein, translating to MSEKNLEIDNTDLKILSLLMQDANMAYTEIGKRIFVSGGTVHVRMNKLKQMGIVRGSQLVIDHAKLGWDISAFLGIYLDKSSLYEEVSRQLEKIPEVVNVHYTTGIYSIFAKIVCRDTQHLREVLHDKIQKVAGIQRTETFISLEESVNRPIPFAES from the coding sequence ATGTCCGAAAAAAATTTAGAAATTGATAATACGGATCTAAAAATCCTGAGTTTATTAATGCAGGATGCGAACATGGCTTATACGGAAATTGGCAAGCGAATATTCGTCTCGGGCGGGACAGTACACGTGCGAATGAACAAGTTGAAGCAGATGGGCATTGTTCGCGGATCGCAACTAGTAATCGATCACGCCAAACTCGGTTGGGATATCAGTGCGTTTCTGGGTATTTATTTAGATAAAAGCTCCCTCTATGAGGAAGTTTCCAGGCAACTGGAAAAAATACCCGAGGTGGTGAATGTGCATTACACAACTGGTATTTACAGCATTTTTGCCAAAATCGTTTGCCGGGATACACAACATCTGCGCGAAGTACTTCATGATAAGATTCAGAAAGTTGCTGGTATTCAACGTACAGAAACCTTTATCTCCCTTGAGGAAAGCGTTAACCGTCCTATTCCGTTTGCAGAGAGTTAG
- the hslV gene encoding ATP-dependent protease subunit HslV produces MQPKIHATTVVGIRHNGQVALGADGQATMGNTVAKSNVRKVRVLMGGKVLAGFAGSTADAFTLIERFEEKLNAYGGNLKRAAIELAKDWRTDRYLRKLEAMLIVASKDDLLLVSGTGDVIEPDHDIAAIGSGGMYAQSAAIALKKHASSLSAEEMVRESLHIAADVCIYTNHNLVVETL; encoded by the coding sequence ATGCAACCCAAAATTCATGCAACAACAGTGGTTGGTATTCGACACAACGGGCAGGTCGCCCTGGGTGCCGATGGCCAGGCCACTATGGGCAATACCGTTGCCAAAAGTAATGTTCGAAAAGTACGTGTTCTAATGGGAGGCAAAGTGCTGGCTGGCTTTGCTGGCTCTACTGCCGACGCTTTCACCCTGATTGAACGCTTTGAAGAAAAGTTAAATGCCTATGGTGGTAACCTAAAACGAGCCGCTATTGAGTTGGCAAAAGACTGGCGAACAGATCGTTATCTGCGTAAACTGGAAGCCATGCTTATTGTGGCTTCGAAAGATGACTTGCTCCTTGTATCGGGCACGGGCGATGTTATTGAACCCGATCATGATATTGCTGCTATTGGCTCTGGTGGTATGTATGCCCAGTCTGCGGCAATTGCGTTGAAAAAACATGCGTCATCGCTTTCGGCAGAAGAAATGGTTCGGGAAAGTTTACACATAGCCGCCGATGTATGTATTTACACAAACCATAATTTAGTGGTTGAAACGTTATAG
- a CDS encoding CHASE3 domain-containing protein — protein sequence MNRRIALGFIVAMVLIASGFIISFYSYNQYSEDTKRVRHTYEVTGTLEKILSLVKDVETGSRGYILTNDASYLAPYRTALTLLPEQINQLRLLGNDNRIQIQRRITLEKLVRDKLAVTKTRIGIGVSDKRSQAISAESKRSMDALRRHVALMVETERIIMDSRNRQAARSFRNTLIIIFGLSLLTFMALAISYRLLEQELIYRQTTEDQLREYEGQLKGQIRQLETSNEELERFAFVASHDLQEPLRKIQSFSNLITDRYGNLFDEDSMLFMSKISHSAERMSKLIKDLLNFSRISNHQENFKSVPLGDIIQRILDDQELRIKGLDVAVEVGEMPVIQAVASQMDHLFTNLISNALKFTRPGIRPSLRIQARSINGDDYAGLTPDRPYVEITIEDNGIGFEEKYLDHIFKVFQRLHGKTAFEGTGIGLAICKRVVMYHHGFITARSQPTQGATFVVVLPESQSLQHYDRPTSTETYSYPAR from the coding sequence ATGAACCGTCGCATTGCGTTGGGGTTCATTGTAGCAATGGTGCTGATTGCGTCGGGGTTTATTATATCATTCTACAGCTACAATCAGTACAGTGAGGATACTAAGCGGGTTCGGCACACGTATGAAGTAACGGGCACGCTTGAAAAAATTCTGTCTCTGGTTAAAGATGTAGAGACTGGATCGAGGGGGTATATACTGACGAACGACGCGTCCTATCTGGCGCCCTATCGAACAGCACTGACGCTGCTACCTGAACAGATTAATCAGTTACGACTATTAGGTAACGACAATCGGATCCAAATTCAGCGACGGATTACACTCGAAAAACTAGTCAGGGATAAATTAGCGGTTACCAAAACTCGGATTGGGATTGGGGTCTCGGATAAACGAAGCCAGGCAATTAGTGCAGAAAGTAAGCGGAGCATGGATGCCCTACGGCGGCATGTGGCGCTCATGGTAGAAACTGAACGGATAATTATGGATTCCCGTAATCGGCAGGCTGCCCGTTCATTTCGAAATACACTCATTATTATTTTTGGGCTATCGTTGCTGACATTTATGGCTCTGGCTATTTCGTACCGATTATTGGAGCAGGAACTCATCTATCGTCAGACCACTGAAGACCAGCTACGGGAATATGAAGGCCAACTCAAGGGACAGATTCGGCAATTAGAGACGTCTAATGAAGAACTGGAACGATTTGCCTTTGTAGCCAGCCATGATTTGCAGGAACCCCTGCGAAAGATTCAGTCGTTTTCTAATTTGATTACGGATCGATACGGTAATCTGTTCGATGAGGATAGTATGCTCTTTATGAGCAAAATTTCGCATTCTGCCGAACGGATGTCCAAGCTAATTAAAGATTTATTAAACTTCTCGCGGATATCGAACCACCAGGAGAATTTTAAATCTGTCCCTTTAGGTGATATCATCCAGCGTATTCTTGATGATCAGGAACTACGTATTAAAGGCCTTGATGTTGCGGTCGAAGTAGGGGAGATGCCTGTTATTCAAGCTGTTGCCAGCCAGATGGATCATCTCTTTACTAATCTTATTTCGAATGCACTTAAATTCACGCGGCCTGGTATTCGGCCTTCACTACGTATTCAGGCAAGGTCCATCAATGGAGACGACTATGCTGGCTTGACTCCCGACCGGCCTTATGTCGAAATTACGATTGAGGACAATGGTATCGGTTTTGAGGAGAAATATTTAGACCACATCTTTAAGGTTTTTCAACGGTTACATGGCAAAACAGCTTTTGAAGGGACTGGCATTGGCCTGGCCATTTGTAAACGGGTTGTTATGTATCACCACGGATTTATTACGGCCCGAAGCCAGCCCACTCAGGGTGCTACTTTCGTAGTCGTTCTACCGGAAAGCCAATCGCTACAACATTATGACAGACCAACCTCAACCGAAACTTATTCATATCCTGCTCGTTGA
- a CDS encoding response regulator — translation MTDQPQPKLIHILLVDDDEDDRYLTREAFHQHYPASRISFAEDGEDLMDFLNYKGRYAQADHTLPELILLDLNMPRKDGREALREIKADEQFRHIPIVVLTTSDAKDDVETSYFNGANSFITKPPTFQRLSEVTKAIGQYWFNVVTICEHEGGN, via the coding sequence ATGACAGACCAACCTCAACCGAAACTTATTCATATCCTGCTCGTTGACGATGACGAAGATGATCGTTATCTTACACGAGAGGCATTTCATCAGCATTATCCGGCCAGTCGTATTTCGTTTGCTGAAGACGGAGAAGACTTGATGGATTTTCTGAATTACAAAGGGCGTTACGCACAGGCAGATCATACACTGCCCGAGTTGATTCTATTGGATTTAAATATGCCGCGTAAAGATGGACGTGAAGCCTTGCGTGAGATTAAAGCTGATGAACAGTTTCGGCATATTCCTATCGTTGTACTGACCACCTCAGATGCAAAGGACGATGTGGAAACGTCCTATTTCAATGGCGCGAATAGCTTTATTACCAAGCCACCTACCTTCCAACGACTGAGCGAAGTAACGAAAGCCATTGGCCAGTATTGGTTCAACGTCGTCACCATCTGCGAACACGAAGGGGGGAATTAG
- the dacB gene encoding D-alanyl-D-alanine carboxypeptidase/D-alanyl-D-alanine-endopeptidase, producing the protein MHSIPRFTAYLLFNFLVCLLVHYTTPTAFAQATRPADSLATQNLMKQVEAFQAGPATRFGTVALSVRRVRDGQELIGYNARMSLPSASTLKLITTATALAVLGSNYTYTTTLEYDGAIKDSVLTGNLYIHGTGDPSLGSWRFTTYSDLTALLKSWSDAVKAAGIRRIQGMVVGDASLYDDLTTPDTWPFGDLGNYYGASLSALNINENLFRVFFRPGKTVGAPTSVLRTDPPLPYLAFRNTVTTDAANTGDQVNIYGVPFMNQQWLTGKVPLGEPANEFSVKGALPDPAFFAAYALQNQLIQDNITISSQPVSIGGGLPTSLPTAGKRIVLNQHKSPTLTELVQQTNFQSINLYAEALLRTTALTLNKNVKTTSGSLEALTSFWKNKGVNVDGFRIRDGSGLSTVGALTADNMTGILSAMGREKTFPQFYETIPVVGQTGTVRSLARGTAAAGNIRAKSGSIEGVRAYAGYFTAADGEPMSFCVLVNKFTPGQSRLVTNELEKIFVGLVGLKGRD; encoded by the coding sequence ATGCACAGTATTCCCCGTTTTACGGCTTATTTGTTATTTAATTTCCTAGTCTGTTTACTTGTTCATTACACTACTCCGACTGCCTTCGCGCAAGCCACTCGCCCTGCCGATTCGCTGGCTACACAGAACCTAATGAAGCAGGTGGAAGCTTTCCAGGCTGGACCCGCCACCCGTTTCGGAACAGTGGCCCTCTCGGTTCGGCGTGTGCGTGATGGTCAGGAGCTGATCGGGTATAATGCCCGAATGAGTTTACCCTCTGCTTCAACCCTGAAGCTCATTACAACGGCTACGGCACTGGCCGTACTGGGTAGTAATTACACCTATACCACTACCCTCGAATACGATGGTGCAATCAAAGACAGCGTGTTAACCGGCAATCTATACATCCACGGGACTGGCGACCCTTCTCTGGGGAGTTGGCGGTTTACCACGTATTCCGACTTAACAGCTTTACTAAAAAGCTGGTCGGATGCCGTAAAAGCAGCCGGCATTCGGCGGATTCAGGGTATGGTTGTGGGTGATGCCAGTCTTTATGATGATCTGACAACGCCCGACACCTGGCCTTTCGGCGATCTGGGCAACTATTACGGAGCCAGTTTGAGCGCGTTAAATATCAATGAAAATCTGTTTCGTGTATTTTTCAGACCAGGCAAAACGGTAGGTGCACCCACTAGTGTGCTACGCACCGACCCGCCCCTTCCCTACCTCGCCTTCCGTAACACGGTTACAACCGATGCCGCCAACACGGGCGATCAGGTGAATATTTATGGGGTACCCTTTATGAACCAACAGTGGCTAACCGGCAAGGTACCCCTAGGCGAACCCGCCAACGAATTTAGTGTAAAAGGAGCCTTGCCCGACCCGGCTTTTTTTGCGGCTTACGCACTCCAGAATCAGTTAATTCAGGATAATATTACGATCAGTAGCCAACCCGTTTCAATAGGTGGTGGTTTACCAACAAGCCTTCCAACAGCGGGCAAACGAATCGTTCTTAATCAGCATAAATCTCCAACCTTAACTGAGTTGGTTCAACAAACTAACTTTCAGAGTATCAACCTCTACGCCGAAGCACTATTGCGTACAACTGCTTTAACCCTCAACAAAAATGTAAAGACAACAAGCGGTAGCCTGGAAGCTTTGACATCATTCTGGAAAAACAAAGGTGTGAATGTAGATGGATTTCGGATTCGGGATGGCAGTGGCCTTTCAACTGTAGGTGCCTTAACCGCCGATAATATGACGGGTATTCTGAGTGCCATGGGTCGCGAAAAAACCTTTCCACAATTTTATGAAACGATACCGGTGGTAGGGCAAACCGGAACGGTACGCAGTCTGGCACGAGGTACGGCTGCAGCCGGTAATATCCGGGCCAAAAGTGGTTCCATTGAAGGCGTCAGGGCCTATGCGGGTTATTTTACGGCAGCAGATGGCGAGCCAATGAGTTTCTGCGTATTAGTCAACAAATTCACACCTGGTCAAAGCCGTCTTGTGACTAACGAGTTGGAAAAGATCTTTGTGGGCCTGGTCGGATTGAAAGGAAGGGATTAG
- a CDS encoding MBL fold metallo-hydrolase RNA specificity domain-containing protein — MKLSFLGAARQVTGSMYLLELEDDYRILIDCGSDMERSSSTGQTAPAVTHPGFFPFEASSINLVLLTHAHVDHSGNLPNLFREGYEGQILCTEPTFALTNVLLNDAASLNQKRINELNASKKQRVRDRQSQMQKDLFLGLQVRETMENVVPIAFNRRFKVADGVDVTFIPAGHLLGAAHIVINVLEHGERKSICFSGDIGRKNYPLLVDPAPVPPVDYLICESTYGNRLHEHTMSPEDALADIIQRTCIDIPGRLIIPSFSVGRTQALLYTLNRLYTERNFPPIRVFSDSPMGYESTKIYMQHVKMLNSEAKEFYKENETLFDFENFQFLESSKASKSVSDYAEPCIIISSSGMVQGGRVEYHVAENISNPYATILIIGYCAEGTLGWRLLNGQQTLSIKGKDHQVLANVEKIDVFSGHGDRNDLVNFVQMQSPETLKSIFLVHGEYESMESFKTTLAEEGYPQVIIPKKGESFDL, encoded by the coding sequence ATGAAATTATCATTTCTGGGGGCAGCCCGGCAAGTAACAGGTAGTATGTACCTGCTGGAACTGGAGGATGATTACCGCATCCTGATTGACTGTGGCTCGGACATGGAGCGATCCAGTTCGACTGGTCAGACGGCCCCCGCCGTTACTCATCCGGGATTTTTCCCCTTTGAGGCTTCGAGTATAAATCTGGTTCTACTGACACATGCCCATGTAGACCACTCAGGCAATTTGCCTAACCTGTTTCGCGAAGGTTATGAAGGCCAGATTCTTTGCACTGAACCTACCTTTGCGCTGACCAATGTTCTGCTTAATGATGCGGCCTCGCTTAATCAAAAGCGAATTAACGAACTGAACGCCAGTAAGAAACAGCGGGTACGGGATCGTCAGTCGCAGATGCAGAAAGATCTGTTTTTGGGGCTGCAAGTTCGCGAGACTATGGAGAATGTTGTCCCCATAGCCTTTAACCGACGCTTTAAAGTAGCCGATGGAGTCGACGTTACGTTTATTCCGGCGGGGCACCTGCTGGGGGCGGCTCACATCGTGATTAATGTGCTCGAACATGGTGAACGTAAAAGCATCTGTTTCTCGGGCGATATTGGCCGCAAAAATTACCCGCTTTTAGTTGATCCTGCTCCCGTACCACCGGTCGATTATTTAATCTGTGAGAGTACCTATGGTAACCGGCTTCACGAGCATACCATGTCGCCCGAAGATGCGCTGGCTGATATTATTCAGCGAACCTGCATCGATATTCCAGGCCGACTGATTATCCCATCTTTCAGCGTTGGCCGAACTCAGGCGTTGCTTTATACACTGAACAGGCTCTACACAGAACGGAATTTTCCGCCCATCCGGGTTTTTTCGGATAGCCCAATGGGGTACGAGAGTACTAAAATTTACATGCAGCATGTAAAAATGCTGAATAGTGAAGCCAAAGAGTTTTATAAGGAAAACGAAACCTTATTTGACTTTGAGAATTTTCAGTTTCTGGAATCATCGAAAGCCAGTAAATCTGTTTCCGATTATGCCGAGCCCTGTATCATCATTTCCTCCTCAGGGATGGTGCAAGGGGGGCGGGTTGAATACCACGTCGCCGAAAACATTAGCAACCCCTATGCTACCATCCTGATTATTGGGTACTGTGCTGAAGGTACACTGGGCTGGCGGCTATTGAATGGCCAGCAAACGCTCAGTATTAAAGGTAAAGATCATCAGGTACTGGCAAATGTTGAGAAAATAGATGTGTTTAGTGGACATGGAGATCGGAACGACCTGGTTAATTTTGTGCAAATGCAGTCGCCCGAGACACTCAAGTCTATTTTTCTGGTTCATGGTGAATACGAGAGCATGGAGTCTTTCAAGACTACCCTGGCCGAAGAAGGCTATCCACAGGTGATTATTCCGAAAAAAGGCGAAAGTTTTGACCTATAA
- a CDS encoding acetyl-CoA carboxylase carboxyltransferase subunit alpha, which produces MRTYLDFEKPIADLEARLEETKKLAQTSNVDVSGAVAILEQSIDKLRQEIFQNLTRWQRVQLSRHPDRPYTLDYISLMCDQFIELHGDRTVRDDPAMVGGFCELGDQTVMIIGQQKGRNTKQRQYRNFGMPNPEGYRKALRLMKLAEKFNKPIITLIDTPGAYPGLEAEERGQGEAIARNLKEMFMLTVPVICIVIGEGASGGALGIAIGDKVFMLENTWYSVISPENCSTILWRSWNFKEQAAEAMKLTARDMKLNKLVDEIVEEPLGGAHNDHQEMANHLKDVILKALAELNAIDPQERINQRIEKFCDMGVVLE; this is translated from the coding sequence ATGAGAACATACCTCGATTTTGAAAAGCCAATTGCCGATCTCGAAGCGCGATTGGAAGAGACGAAAAAATTAGCCCAGACCAGCAACGTCGACGTGAGCGGAGCGGTTGCTATTCTGGAACAGAGCATTGATAAGCTGCGGCAGGAAATTTTTCAGAATCTGACGCGTTGGCAGCGTGTTCAGTTATCGCGTCATCCTGATCGCCCGTACACCCTGGATTACATTTCGCTGATGTGTGATCAGTTCATTGAACTGCACGGCGACCGTACCGTTCGTGATGATCCGGCGATGGTGGGTGGCTTCTGCGAACTGGGTGACCAGACGGTAATGATTATTGGGCAGCAAAAAGGCCGTAATACCAAGCAGCGGCAATATCGGAACTTCGGTATGCCAAATCCCGAAGGCTATCGTAAAGCGCTGCGCCTGATGAAGCTGGCAGAAAAATTCAACAAACCCATAATTACACTGATCGATACGCCGGGGGCCTATCCGGGCCTGGAAGCTGAAGAACGGGGTCAGGGTGAAGCCATTGCCCGCAACCTGAAAGAGATGTTCATGCTGACGGTTCCGGTTATCTGTATCGTCATTGGCGAAGGAGCATCGGGTGGTGCCCTGGGTATTGCCATTGGCGATAAAGTATTTATGCTGGAAAATACCTGGTACTCAGTCATCTCGCCCGAAAACTGCTCGACCATTCTGTGGCGGAGCTGGAACTTCAAGGAGCAGGCAGCCGAAGCCATGAAGCTAACAGCCCGCGATATGAAGCTGAATAAACTGGTGGATGAAATCGTAGAAGAACCCCTGGGTGGCGCGCATAACGACCATCAGGAAATGGCGAATCATCTGAAGGACGTAATCCTAAAAGCCCTTGCGGAACTCAATGCCATTGACCCACAGGAACGGATCAATCAGCGTATTGAGAAATTCTGTGATATGGGGGTTGTGCTGGAATAA